One stretch of Punica granatum isolate Tunisia-2019 chromosome 5, ASM765513v2, whole genome shotgun sequence DNA includes these proteins:
- the LOC116208234 gene encoding probable serine/threonine-protein kinase PIX13 isoform X1: MGICWGDPRFPTPSHTGSLNSGMKLTISSSSSSEQSAGPNSNEPFPDGMIFLETNLRNFTLAELKAATGNFGSDSLLGEGGFGQVFKGLLDEKAPLGRRKTVIAVKKLNEESFHGYKEWKSEIEFLGRLYHPNLATLLGYCHENSKMLLVYDFAPKGSLNNHLFGRGSVVHPLPWSLRLKIAIGAARGLAFLHSFERAIIYRDLKTSNILLDASHVAKLSDFGLARLGPKDGETHVSTRIMGTYGYAAPEYVATGHLYIESDVYSYGVVLLELLTGLKAVDRDRPKDKHKLVEWAKPRLQHERKVVSMMDPKLGGKYPPGAALEIGKLALRCLKNGPKLRPSMAEVVKSMEEIEAGAKGTRDP; encoded by the exons ATGGGAATTTGTTGGGGGGATCCTCGCTTCCCGACTCCGAGTCACACTGGTTCTCTCAACTCAG GGATGAAGCTGACAATCAGCAGTTCATCATCCTCTGAGCAAAGTGCCGGTCCGAACAGCAATGAGCCCTTCCCTGATGGAATGATTTTTCTGGAGACGAATCTGAGGAACTTCACTCTTGCAGAACTGAAGGCTGCAACAGGGAATTTCGGAAGCGACTCGTTGCTCGGAGAAGGAGGCTTTGGCCAAGTCTTCAAAGGCCTGCTAGACGAGAAGGCACCTTTGGGAAGGAGAAAGACAGTCATTGCTGTAAAAAAACTCAATGAGGAAAGTTTTCACGGATATAAAGAATGGAAG TCAGAGATCGAGTTTCTTGGAAGGCTATATCATCCTAACCTTGCAACGCTGCTTGGATACTGTCATGAGAATTCCAAGATGTTACTCGTATATGACTTTGCACCAAAGGGAAGCTTGAACAACCACCTCTTTGGAA GGGGCTCAGTTGTTCATCCTCTTCCATGGAGTTTAAGGCTTAAGATTGCGATTGGAGCTGCACGAGGTCTGGCTTTCTTGCACTCTTTCGAGAGGGCAATTATCTACCGAGACCTAAAGACATCGAATATTTTGCTGGACGCG TCTCATGTTGCCAAACTCTCGGATTTTGGGCTGGCAAGGCTTGGTCCTAAAGATGGCGAGACACATGTTTCGACAAGGATTATGGGGACATATGGCTATGCCGCCCCGGAATATGTAGCAACCG GACATCTTTATATTGAGAGTGATGTGTACTCTTACGGTGTCGTGTTGCTTGAGCTGCTAACAGGCCTGAAGGCAGTAGATCGTGACCGTCCAAAAGATAAACATAAGCTAGTGGAGTGGGCCAAGCCACGCTTACAGCATGAAAGAAAAGTTGTATCCATGATGGACCCTAAACTAGGAGGGAAATATCCTCCAGGGGCTGCCCTGGAAATTGGTAAGCTTGCATTGAGATGTCTCAAAAATGGTCCGAAACTACGACCTTCCATGGCTGAGGTTGTGAAATCAATGGAAGAGATCGAAGCTGGTGCCAAAGGAACAAGGGATCCGTAA
- the LOC116208233 gene encoding probable serine/threonine-protein kinase PIX13 isoform X2 — MCKQLRCLQLAGLRFLTEIPQCLSTRMAQTFILQRERERERERKKRGMGVCWGDPGFATPSRTGYLKSGVNLTISTSSSSGSGDSSRQNRLVPGGGGNFPIGFILEEPNLRKFTLEELNMATENFRSDWLVGEGGFGHVFKGFLIEDVASGRERTVVAVKRLNRASYQGFKEWMSEVLFLGRLSHPNITKLLGFCWENGQLLLVYEFISKGSLNHRLYGKHSKSNPLSWATRLKIATGAARGLEFLHSSENGILYRDLKSSNILLDGSYNARLSDFGLALFVPSDGRSSVGTRIVGTYGYGAPEYIATGHLYVKSDVYSYGVVLLELLTGLQAIDKNRPQGKANLVEWAEPRLSSERKVKAMIDSRLKRNYPPDAAVQVARLASRCLRREPRERPSMSEVVEALGEINAANKEPRYA; from the exons ATGTGCAAGCAATTACGTTGTCTACAACTCGCAGGCTTACGATTCTTAACAGAAATCCCGCAG TGTTTGTCAACGAGGATGGCCCAAACATTCATCctccagagagagagagagagagagagagagaggaagaagagggggATGGGGGTCTGCTGGGGGGATCCAGGCTTCGCAACTCCAAGCCGCACTGGTTATCTAAAGTCAG GGGTGAACCTGACAATCAGCACTTCCTCTTCGTCTGGGTCTGGGGACAGCAGCAGACAGAACCGCCTGGTGCCGGGTGGCGGCGGGAACTTTCCCATTGGGTTCATTCTCGAGGAACCGAACCTCAGGAAATTCACTCTTGAAGAGCTGAATATGGCCACGGAAAATTTCCGCAGCGATTGGTTGGTCGGAGAAGGAGGGTTCGGACATGTCTTCAAAGGTTTCCTGATTGAGGATGTAGCTTCTGGAAGGGAAAGAACAGTTGTCGCCGTGAAGAGGCTAAACCGAGCTAGTTACCAAGGATTCAAGGAGTGGATG TCGGAAGTTCTATTTCTGGGAAGGCTTTCCCATCCTAACATCACGAAGCTGCTGGGTTTCTGTTGGGAGAATGGCCAGCTATTGCTCGTGTATGAGTTCATATCCAAGGGAAGCTTGAATCACCGCCTGTATGGAA AACACTCTAAATCTAATCCTCTCTCATGGGCCACAAGACTTAAGATTGCGACTGGGGCTGCTAGAGGCCTCGAGTTCTTGCACTCATCTGAGAACGGCATATTATATCGGGATCTCAAGAGTTCTAATATACTTCTGGACGGA TCTTATAATGCCAGACTGTCGGACTTTGGGTTGGCACTGTTTGTCCCTTCGGATGGCAGGTCCTCTGTCGGAACGAGGATTGTTGGCACCTATGGTTATGGAGCCCCCGAATACATAGCAACTG GGCATCTCTATGTGAAGAGTGATGTTTACAGTTACGGCGTCGTGTTACTCGAATTATTGACAGGTTTGCAGGCTATTGATAAGAACCGTCCACAAGGGAAAGCTAATCTCGTGGAGTGGGCTGAGCCAAGGTTGTCGAGTGAAAGGAAAGTGAAGGCTATGATCGATTCGAGACTGAAGAGGAATTATCCTCCAGATGCTGCAGTTCAAGTAGCTCGGCTTGCTTCGAGGTGTCTGAGAAGGGAACCCAGAGAAAGGCCATCTATGAGTGAGGTTGTGGAGGCACTAGGAGAGATAAATGCTGCGAATAAAGAACCAAGATATGCTTGA
- the LOC116208234 gene encoding probable serine/threonine-protein kinase PIX13 isoform X3: MKLTISSSSSSEQSAGPNSNEPFPDGMIFLETNLRNFTLAELKAATGNFGSDSLLGEGGFGQVFKGLLDEKAPLGRRKTVIAVKKLNEESFHGYKEWKSEIEFLGRLYHPNLATLLGYCHENSKMLLVYDFAPKGSLNNHLFGRGSVVHPLPWSLRLKIAIGAARGLAFLHSFERAIIYRDLKTSNILLDASHVAKLSDFGLARLGPKDGETHVSTRIMGTYGYAAPEYVATGHLYIESDVYSYGVVLLELLTGLKAVDRDRPKDKHKLVEWAKPRLQHERKVVSMMDPKLGGKYPPGAALEIGKLALRCLKNGPKLRPSMAEVVKSMEEIEAGAKGTRDP; the protein is encoded by the exons ATGAAGCTGACAATCAGCAGTTCATCATCCTCTGAGCAAAGTGCCGGTCCGAACAGCAATGAGCCCTTCCCTGATGGAATGATTTTTCTGGAGACGAATCTGAGGAACTTCACTCTTGCAGAACTGAAGGCTGCAACAGGGAATTTCGGAAGCGACTCGTTGCTCGGAGAAGGAGGCTTTGGCCAAGTCTTCAAAGGCCTGCTAGACGAGAAGGCACCTTTGGGAAGGAGAAAGACAGTCATTGCTGTAAAAAAACTCAATGAGGAAAGTTTTCACGGATATAAAGAATGGAAG TCAGAGATCGAGTTTCTTGGAAGGCTATATCATCCTAACCTTGCAACGCTGCTTGGATACTGTCATGAGAATTCCAAGATGTTACTCGTATATGACTTTGCACCAAAGGGAAGCTTGAACAACCACCTCTTTGGAA GGGGCTCAGTTGTTCATCCTCTTCCATGGAGTTTAAGGCTTAAGATTGCGATTGGAGCTGCACGAGGTCTGGCTTTCTTGCACTCTTTCGAGAGGGCAATTATCTACCGAGACCTAAAGACATCGAATATTTTGCTGGACGCG TCTCATGTTGCCAAACTCTCGGATTTTGGGCTGGCAAGGCTTGGTCCTAAAGATGGCGAGACACATGTTTCGACAAGGATTATGGGGACATATGGCTATGCCGCCCCGGAATATGTAGCAACCG GACATCTTTATATTGAGAGTGATGTGTACTCTTACGGTGTCGTGTTGCTTGAGCTGCTAACAGGCCTGAAGGCAGTAGATCGTGACCGTCCAAAAGATAAACATAAGCTAGTGGAGTGGGCCAAGCCACGCTTACAGCATGAAAGAAAAGTTGTATCCATGATGGACCCTAAACTAGGAGGGAAATATCCTCCAGGGGCTGCCCTGGAAATTGGTAAGCTTGCATTGAGATGTCTCAAAAATGGTCCGAAACTACGACCTTCCATGGCTGAGGTTGTGAAATCAATGGAAGAGATCGAAGCTGGTGCCAAAGGAACAAGGGATCCGTAA
- the LOC116208234 gene encoding probable serine/threonine-protein kinase PIX13 isoform X2, which produces MGICWGDPRFPTPSHTGSLNSGMKLTISSSSSSEQSAGPNSNEPFPDGMIFLETNLRNFTLAELKAATGNFGSDSLLGEGGFGQVFKGLLDEKAPLGRRKTVIAVKKLNEESFHGYKEWKSEIEFLGRLYHPNLATLLGYCHENSKMLLVYDFAPKGSLNNHLFGRGSVVHPLPWSLRLKIAIGAARGLAFLHSFERAIIYRDLKTSNILLDASHVAKLSDFGLARLGPKDGETHVSTRIMGTYGYAAPEYVATGLKAVDRDRPKDKHKLVEWAKPRLQHERKVVSMMDPKLGGKYPPGAALEIGKLALRCLKNGPKLRPSMAEVVKSMEEIEAGAKGTRDP; this is translated from the exons ATGGGAATTTGTTGGGGGGATCCTCGCTTCCCGACTCCGAGTCACACTGGTTCTCTCAACTCAG GGATGAAGCTGACAATCAGCAGTTCATCATCCTCTGAGCAAAGTGCCGGTCCGAACAGCAATGAGCCCTTCCCTGATGGAATGATTTTTCTGGAGACGAATCTGAGGAACTTCACTCTTGCAGAACTGAAGGCTGCAACAGGGAATTTCGGAAGCGACTCGTTGCTCGGAGAAGGAGGCTTTGGCCAAGTCTTCAAAGGCCTGCTAGACGAGAAGGCACCTTTGGGAAGGAGAAAGACAGTCATTGCTGTAAAAAAACTCAATGAGGAAAGTTTTCACGGATATAAAGAATGGAAG TCAGAGATCGAGTTTCTTGGAAGGCTATATCATCCTAACCTTGCAACGCTGCTTGGATACTGTCATGAGAATTCCAAGATGTTACTCGTATATGACTTTGCACCAAAGGGAAGCTTGAACAACCACCTCTTTGGAA GGGGCTCAGTTGTTCATCCTCTTCCATGGAGTTTAAGGCTTAAGATTGCGATTGGAGCTGCACGAGGTCTGGCTTTCTTGCACTCTTTCGAGAGGGCAATTATCTACCGAGACCTAAAGACATCGAATATTTTGCTGGACGCG TCTCATGTTGCCAAACTCTCGGATTTTGGGCTGGCAAGGCTTGGTCCTAAAGATGGCGAGACACATGTTTCGACAAGGATTATGGGGACATATGGCTATGCCGCCCCGGAATATGTAGCAACCG GCCTGAAGGCAGTAGATCGTGACCGTCCAAAAGATAAACATAAGCTAGTGGAGTGGGCCAAGCCACGCTTACAGCATGAAAGAAAAGTTGTATCCATGATGGACCCTAAACTAGGAGGGAAATATCCTCCAGGGGCTGCCCTGGAAATTGGTAAGCTTGCATTGAGATGTCTCAAAAATGGTCCGAAACTACGACCTTCCATGGCTGAGGTTGTGAAATCAATGGAAGAGATCGAAGCTGGTGCCAAAGGAACAAGGGATCCGTAA
- the LOC116208233 gene encoding probable serine/threonine-protein kinase PIX13 isoform X1, with translation MCKQLRCLQLAGLRFLTEIPQFFNQCLSTRMAQTFILQRERERERERKKRGMGVCWGDPGFATPSRTGYLKSGVNLTISTSSSSGSGDSSRQNRLVPGGGGNFPIGFILEEPNLRKFTLEELNMATENFRSDWLVGEGGFGHVFKGFLIEDVASGRERTVVAVKRLNRASYQGFKEWMSEVLFLGRLSHPNITKLLGFCWENGQLLLVYEFISKGSLNHRLYGKHSKSNPLSWATRLKIATGAARGLEFLHSSENGILYRDLKSSNILLDGSYNARLSDFGLALFVPSDGRSSVGTRIVGTYGYGAPEYIATGHLYVKSDVYSYGVVLLELLTGLQAIDKNRPQGKANLVEWAEPRLSSERKVKAMIDSRLKRNYPPDAAVQVARLASRCLRREPRERPSMSEVVEALGEINAANKEPRYA, from the exons ATGTGCAAGCAATTACGTTGTCTACAACTCGCAGGCTTACGATTCTTAACAGAAATCCCGCAG TTTTTTAACCAGTGTTTGTCAACGAGGATGGCCCAAACATTCATCctccagagagagagagagagagagagagagaggaagaagagggggATGGGGGTCTGCTGGGGGGATCCAGGCTTCGCAACTCCAAGCCGCACTGGTTATCTAAAGTCAG GGGTGAACCTGACAATCAGCACTTCCTCTTCGTCTGGGTCTGGGGACAGCAGCAGACAGAACCGCCTGGTGCCGGGTGGCGGCGGGAACTTTCCCATTGGGTTCATTCTCGAGGAACCGAACCTCAGGAAATTCACTCTTGAAGAGCTGAATATGGCCACGGAAAATTTCCGCAGCGATTGGTTGGTCGGAGAAGGAGGGTTCGGACATGTCTTCAAAGGTTTCCTGATTGAGGATGTAGCTTCTGGAAGGGAAAGAACAGTTGTCGCCGTGAAGAGGCTAAACCGAGCTAGTTACCAAGGATTCAAGGAGTGGATG TCGGAAGTTCTATTTCTGGGAAGGCTTTCCCATCCTAACATCACGAAGCTGCTGGGTTTCTGTTGGGAGAATGGCCAGCTATTGCTCGTGTATGAGTTCATATCCAAGGGAAGCTTGAATCACCGCCTGTATGGAA AACACTCTAAATCTAATCCTCTCTCATGGGCCACAAGACTTAAGATTGCGACTGGGGCTGCTAGAGGCCTCGAGTTCTTGCACTCATCTGAGAACGGCATATTATATCGGGATCTCAAGAGTTCTAATATACTTCTGGACGGA TCTTATAATGCCAGACTGTCGGACTTTGGGTTGGCACTGTTTGTCCCTTCGGATGGCAGGTCCTCTGTCGGAACGAGGATTGTTGGCACCTATGGTTATGGAGCCCCCGAATACATAGCAACTG GGCATCTCTATGTGAAGAGTGATGTTTACAGTTACGGCGTCGTGTTACTCGAATTATTGACAGGTTTGCAGGCTATTGATAAGAACCGTCCACAAGGGAAAGCTAATCTCGTGGAGTGGGCTGAGCCAAGGTTGTCGAGTGAAAGGAAAGTGAAGGCTATGATCGATTCGAGACTGAAGAGGAATTATCCTCCAGATGCTGCAGTTCAAGTAGCTCGGCTTGCTTCGAGGTGTCTGAGAAGGGAACCCAGAGAAAGGCCATCTATGAGTGAGGTTGTGGAGGCACTAGGAGAGATAAATGCTGCGAATAAAGAACCAAGATATGCTTGA